Genomic window (Rhodothermales bacterium):
CCTCGGTTCAGGGGCGATAGCAGAAATCGGTGACATCGAAATGGGACGAACGATTGCAGACGAATACTGCTCGCGGTGTCACAACATCGAACCCAACGGCCCCTTCAAACAAGACCCCCCAAGCTTCGCCGCTATCGCGAAATACCGGTCTGCCCAGCAGGTGAAGCGCCGGATCATCCGACCCATTCACGAGGAAATGCCCCGCTATCTTGAGTACATGATTGGCGGCAATATCGACGACATGGTTGCCTACATCATGTCGTTGGACGACTGACGAACTGCTGTCTTTCTTGGGCTTGTAGTGGCCAGGGGCGGCGCTTTGCATAGGCCTGCCAATTGGATTGTTCCCCTTTCATAGATGGCAAGTCGGGGCGTCCGTCTGTCAACGATGCCCTGAATAGGGTTGAGGCCGACCAGGAAACCTCCCTGAACAGCTTGGCCCGAAGGCCGGGAAGGCGTTAGAAGTGAGAGGCTTTCAAGCGCCATATTCATTACCGCAACTCATTGAGTAATGGAATAGCCCCCTGAAAGTGGTCCACCCACATGGGATAGGAATATCCTGATTTTAGGAGGACCAGAGAATGGCTGGAAAACGAGAGAAGCCTGAAGATATCGTAACGAAGCTGCGCCAGATTGAAGTGTTGCAGAGCCAAGGCATGGCCATCGCGGATGCAGTTCGGCAGGTTGGGACGACGCAACAGACCTATTATCGATGGCGCAAATTGTATGGTGGAATGGGGCGGGCGCAGTTGAAGCGTCTCAAAGAGCTGGAGAAAGAGAACCAGCATCTGAGGCGCGCTGTTTCTGACCTGACGCTGGACAAGTTGATCCTGAC
Coding sequences:
- a CDS encoding cytochrome c: MPSIPRLTVQTVIFCALLGSGAIAEIGDIEMGRTIADEYCSRCHNIEPNGPFKQDPPSFAAIAKYRSAQQVKRRIIRPIHEEMPRYLEYMIGGNIDDMVAYIMSLDD